From Harpia harpyja isolate bHarHar1 chromosome 21, bHarHar1 primary haplotype, whole genome shotgun sequence, one genomic window encodes:
- the ZP2 gene encoding zona pellucida sperm-binding protein 2, giving the protein MQDRAFTSPESAKLWEHDPKLPGTHRFSTNLMMLGIRGREMTNVSGEEIVSCDPTVDYERLLLSVLFVNCTSLEHGQHLLRLRLVVNDTMGEEKNVTYSTRCHSVHADEIITPFFAGATNCTKDFMAVTFQRLIPGFSDEHMVPAAPMTWTLSVDDGTRIHQLSLGQAMQQGYNFLADGHNLIFQVAFTATGVVSYKHNDKVLYTVALKLTYGPPERRLTVESRMLCAPGPAICNATHMTVAIPAFPGTLMAVGAEDKTIPMDQLQENGIALDTKTGVKLHISREILKSRLHGESCSGLQSYMSSLKLTFHFYGETVTMVMHPECPCDQHAPIAAVCTQDGYMDFEILADSTTPLLDLDTLRLRDPACRPAFKSSLNDRVWFHVPLNGCGTRYWLDGEKIVYENEVRALWADLPLRRISRDSELRLTVLCSFSNGDASLTIKVDSLPPLASSVNQGPLSLVLLSYPEDSYRQPYRDDQYPIVRYLRQPIFLEVQVLNRNDPNLHLVLDDCWATASQDPSSLPQWNIVVDGCEYDLDSYRTVFHPVGHSVSYANYRQRLEVKTFAFVSGDKALPGLVYFHCSVLICDRFQPDSPLCVTRCPRPSRSKRDSGMPGVNSAVVSLRGPVLLVPEGWSATQGSTLLSKEAWAGITMTAAGILSLVATMLLLLAFLKCLKRRASMVNVAC; this is encoded by the exons ATGTGAGTGGTGAGGAGATCGTGTCCTGTGACCCCACTGTAGATTATGAGAGGCTGTTGCTCAGTGTCCTGTTCGTCAACTGCACTAGCCTGGAG CATGGTCAGCACCTGCTAAGATTGAGGCTGGTGGTGAATGACACAATGGGAGAGGAGAAGAATGTAACTTACAGCACTCGCTGCCATAGTGTTCATGCAGATGAAATCATTACTCCTTTCTTTGCTGGTGCAACAAACTGTACAAAAGACTTCATGGCA GTTACTTTCCAAAGACTCATTCCAGGCTTCAGTGATGAGCATATG GTTCCAGCAGCTCCAATGACCTGGACTCTGTCAGTTGATGATGGAACCAGAATACACCAGCTAAGCCTTGGGCAAGCCATGCAGCAAGGCTATAACTTTCTAGCTGATGGCCACAACCTGATCTTCCAGGTAGCCTTTACTGCCACTGGAGTTGTCTCCTACAAG CACAATGATAAGGTGCTCTACACTGTGGCACTCAAGCTCACGTATGGCCCTCCTGAACGTAGACTGACTGTGGAGTCAAGAATGCTTTGTGCACCAG GTCCAGCAATCTGTAATGCAACACACATGACTGTTGCCATCCCAGCCTTCCCAGGGACCCTTATGGCTGTGGGTGCAGAGGATAAGACCATACCCATGGACCAGCTTCAGGAAAATGGGATTGCTCTGGACACAAAGACAGGGGTCAAGCTGCATATTAGCAGGGAAATCCTGAAGTCCAGG CTACATGGGGAGAGCTGCTCAGGACTTCAGTCCTACATGTCCTCTTTGAAACTGACTTTTCACTTCTATGGGGAGACTGTGACAATGGTGATGCACCCAGAGTGCCCCTGTGACCAGCATGCACCAATAG CTGCTGTATGCACCCAGGATGGGTACATGGATTTTGAAATCCTTGCTGACAGTACTACCCCACTGCTAGACTTGGATACCCTTAGGCTCAGAGATCCTGCATGCCGGCCAGCCTTCAAGTCGTCTTTGAATGACAGAGTTTGGTTTCATGTCCCACTGAATGGATGTGGGACCAGGTACTGG TTGGATGGGGAAAAGATTGTTTATGAGAATGAGGTGAGGGCACTATGGGCAGACCTTCCACTGCGCAGGATCTCAAGGGACAGTGAACTCAG ACTAACAGTCCTGTGCTCCTTCAGTAATGGTGATGCCTCCCTCACTATAAAGGTAGACAGCCTTCCTCCTCTGGCTTCTTCAGTGAACCAAGGTCCCCTCTCCTTAGTTCTTCTAAGCTACCCAG AGGACTCATACAGGCAGCCGTACCGTGATGATCAGTACCCAATAGTAAGGTACCTACGGCAGCCCATCTTCCTGGAAGTTCAGGTCCTGAACCGCAATGATCCCAACCTCCATCTGGTATTGGATGACTGTTGGGCAACAGCTTCACAAGATCCAAGCTCACTTCCCCAGTGGAATATTGTTGTTGATGG GTGTGAGTATGACCTGGACAGCTACAGGACTGTGTTTCATCCTGTGGGGCACAGTGTCAGCTATGCAAACTACCGCCAAAGGCTGGAAGTGAAGACTTTTGCTTTTGTGTCTGGTGACAAAGCCCTCCCTGGCCTA GTATACTTCCACTGCAGTGTTCTGATCTGTGACCGTTTTCAACCAGACTCCCCTTTGTGTGTGACAAGATGCCCGAGGCCATCTAGAAGCAAGCGAG ACAGTGGGATGCCAGGTGTGAACTCTGCAGTGGTGAGCTTGCGGGGTCCTGTCCTCCTTGTGCCAGAAGGATGGTCTGCAACCCAAG GGAGCACTCTCTTGAGCAAGGAGGCATGGGCTGGCATTACAATGACTGCTGCTGGTATTCTCTCTCTGGTGGCCACAATGCTACTACTTTTGGCTTTTCTTAAATGCCTAAAGAGAAGAGCATCCATGGTAAATGTGGCATGTTAG